The sequence AATGGCGAACAGGCTGACAACCGCGTTGAAGGTTGAACTCATGAGGTCTCGGTAGAACGGTTTTTTTTCGATTTCGGATTCCTTGAGCCGTCGCGAGCCGATAACCACGTCAACACCGTTTTCAAGTTCAGGGAGGAATTTTTCGAGTTCACTGATGGGTGTGGAGAGGTCCGCATCCGAGAACAGAACGTATTTGCCCTGCGCCTTGATGATGCCTCTGGCCACGGAAAACCCCTTGCCCACATTCTTGACGTTTTCCATGATCGTACTGACGTTCTGGTCTTTCATTTCCTTGCCGTAGAGATCGATGGTCTTGACGATTTCCGTGGTCCAATCTCGGCTTCCATCGTCAACCACAATGATTTCGCTTTTGTATGGCTGCGCAGAAAGATAGTCCTTCACCGTGTACAGGGTGTCCGCTATCCGTTCCTGTTCATTGTAGGCCGGAATAACCACCGAGAGATACATGTCTGTTTGATCTGTCATCGGTTACCTCACTTTTTGACCGCCAGCCCGACGCCGAGGGATATGATGAGAATGCCGCCCCAGCGCACGAGCGAAATGGTTTCGCCGAACATCCACCATGATCCCAGTGCCACCAGAACGTATCCCGAACTCAGAAGGGGATAGGCGTAGCTGAGGTCCATGTTGGTGAGAACGGCAACCCAGACGAGCATGGCGATTCCGTAGGAAACCAGTCCTGCGAAAACCCATGGCTGAAAAACGATGTGAAAGACCGTCATGATACCGGAAGGGCCGAGGTCCCCCAGTTGTATCATCCCCATTTTCATGAAGAGCTGTCCGAGTACCCCGAGGACGATGGATATGACGACCAGTATGTATGATTTCATGGACGCTCCTAGCTCCTGGATATGAGCATGATTCCAAATAAAATAGTGGCGATTCCAGCCCATCGATGGGGCGGGACAGTTTCCTTGAACAAGTATTTTGAAAAGAGCGTGACCAAAACGTATCCGAGACTCATGAGCGGGTAGGCAAGGCTGAGTTCCAGCCGAGACAGCACCAGAAGCCAGGTGAATGCCCCCAGTCCCAGTGTCAGTATCCCCAAAAAGAAATGGGGTGTGATGACTGCCAGATAGAGGGGCTTGCCCGCTGCCATGCGTGTTTTGATTCTGGTGGCTGCCAGTTTTTGAAATATTTGCCCCAGCGTGGTGAACGTCACGGAAATGACCACAAGGAGATATGCCATAACTCAAGACTCCAATTGTTTTTTCATGGTCAATGTATTGATGCCATTTGTGCGATCGTAGACCACGGAATCCATGACTTCATTCATGAGGAAAAGTCCGTACCCATGGGGTCTATGGTTTTCGAAGTCGGGCAAGGGAACTTCTTCGGGGATGAAACCGATGCCGTTGTCGTCAATAATGACCGTGAGAAAATTTCCGTTAACCTGGAGCGTCAACCCAATGGATTCATCGCCATGGGCCTGGGAGTGCTTGATGGCATTGGCCAGTCCTTCGCCCACGGCCAGTTCGATTTGATCACCGATTTTCTGTTCCACAGTGGCCTTTTCGCGAAATTCGGCAATAAGGTCCGCCCCGAGAGCGAGGTTCTCAAGGTCCGGGCCGAACCGGATCGAAAATGTCATTTGGCGGTGTGCCATGATCGTTACTCCTCGAAGCTGGTCACTGCGGACGCCACATCGGGATAGACGTTGAAAACCTTGTCGAGCCGGATCAGTGAAAATACCTGCTGGATTTTGTCTGTCATGTTTGCAAGGCGTAAATCCCCGTCACTGTTGGTCACATGGCGAAGGGCGGCGACCAAGGCCCCAAGCCCTGAACTGTCGATGAACGAGACTTTGCCGAGGTCTACAACAAAGTATCGACTTTCTTCGTCCATCAGCGATCTGATCCTGTTTTTGACAGGCAGTGCCGCTGTCGCATCAAAGCGGCCCTGAAGGATCAGGACAACGACGTCACCGAGCGTCTGTTCTTCGAAATGCAGTGCTTCAGCCATATCGTTTCTCCATGTTCATTCGTCTATCTATTAACAATATATCAATGATTACCACAATAATGAATTATATACAGCCCTCAATGAACAAATCATGCGTTCCGAAGTGTGTGAATCGTTATTTCCGGTGGACAATTGAGCCTGGCTTGTACCCCTGAACATCCGGTTCCCCGGGCAGTGTATCCCTGCATTTCCCGATAGGACCAGGGGCCGCGACACATGGAGCGCGGACAGGCCCCATGGGTGATGATCGGCGTGCCTCCAGGCAAACATATCTGTCCTCCGTGAGTGTGACCACAGAGGTAGAAGTCCACCGCATGTCCAGATGCTTCTTTATATATTTCAGGGCTATGAGCGAGAAGGATAATGCAGGATTCGCGAGGGACGTTTGTCAGCGCCTGCTTGATGTCGTCCAATCCGTAGAAGTGGGGATCATCCACTCCGGCCAGGTAAAGAGCGTGTTTCCCCCTCGAAAAATGAACGGATTCGTTGAGGAGTACCGGCACACCGGCCGCTTCGAAGTAGGGGATTTCTTCGATAAAATCATGGTTGCCCAAAATTGCGT is a genomic window of Pseudodesulfovibrio sp. JC047 containing:
- a CDS encoding dolichyl-phosphate beta-glucosyltransferase, translating into MTDQTDMYLSVVIPAYNEQERIADTLYTVKDYLSAQPYKSEIIVVDDGSRDWTTEIVKTIDLYGKEMKDQNVSTIMENVKNVGKGFSVARGIIKAQGKYVLFSDADLSTPISELEKFLPELENGVDVVIGSRRLKESEIEKKPFYRDLMSSTFNAVVSLFAISGIRDTQCGFKAFRREAGQDIAHHQKLFGFSFDVEQLYLARKLGYSIKEIPVKWHHMEGSTVSPIRDAIKMFADVMRIRLVHRGLTQQKQ
- a CDS encoding EamA family transporter yields the protein MAYLLVVISVTFTTLGQIFQKLAATRIKTRMAAGKPLYLAVITPHFFLGILTLGLGAFTWLLVLSRLELSLAYPLMSLGYVLVTLFSKYLFKETVPPHRWAGIATILFGIMLISRS
- a CDS encoding ATP-binding protein, coding for MAHRQMTFSIRFGPDLENLALGADLIAEFREKATVEQKIGDQIELAVGEGLANAIKHSQAHGDESIGLTLQVNGNFLTVIIDDNGIGFIPEEVPLPDFENHRPHGYGLFLMNEVMDSVVYDRTNGINTLTMKKQLES
- a CDS encoding STAS domain-containing protein, which gives rise to MAEALHFEEQTLGDVVVLILQGRFDATAALPVKNRIRSLMDEESRYFVVDLGKVSFIDSSGLGALVAALRHVTNSDGDLRLANMTDKIQQVFSLIRLDKVFNVYPDVASAVTSFEE